The Montipora capricornis isolate CH-2021 chromosome 3, ASM3666992v2, whole genome shotgun sequence genome includes the window TTCTTCACTGCTCGTATTGTGGGTAGTCATTTGAAACAAATCATGTAATTCTGGCCAATGCATATCAGCCgatgaaaaagtaaagaacaaTGTTGGTGCTCCAACATGATTTATTATTGCCTTGAGATCTTCTCTAACTTTATACCAGTATGCATCAGTACCTGCAATATTGCCCACATATCGTGATATTTTTGACATGAAGACAGTAGTGTCACTATTTTCAGCCATCTCGCGCAATTCATCAACAGTCAGATGTGCTTCACCAGGGTTCTGCTTTAAAAACATCCCTGTCTGTTGAAGTGTTCTCTTTCTTAAAAGCATGTTAAAGGCCCAATATGAAAATCTGGGATGTCTGGCAAAACGATATACCCATTTACCATCAATATTTTCAGCAAATTTTAATAAATGCTTAATTCTTTCATGGAGAGGAACATCCCTCAACAGTGCCTGATTAGTAGGATCTCCTTTACCATCAGGGAATAATGTAGGAAATGCCATAGTGGCTAGAAATGGTGTGTGATATTCATTCAATGGCTCATTACTAACAGTGGGCCACTGAATAGGCTCTTCTGCAAACAAACATATTTCTTATAGCTtccatttcttgttgtttttgttctccAACTGGTAAAAAACTACTCATTTCAGATGAGCTATTATAAACAACATCTTCATCAGGATTTAAACTACATGGTCCTGAGCTTGAGTCGGGCTTAGCATTCTCATCAGAGAAAACTGTAGCATCAGTGTCAACAGTTAAAATATCTGCTGGCACGACATTTTCAGGCAGAGAATTTAGAGCTTCTAAATTCATGTCTACTTCAGCATAGTGGGGATTATTCTCTATAAGCCACTGTAAGGCATTTTGAACCTTTTCTTTTCTCACTTTAACATCTTTAAATGTGTTGTTTCTACCTTTCACCTTCACAACAATAAGAGCTATGTCCTTGGGATATCTCGGTAGAGAAGATGCAAGTTCTTTAATGTCTTGAGGAAGATTAATACAGTGTCCAGAGTAACCTCTTTGGCCACCTGGTTTTATGTACACTCTCATGATAGGTAAAGCACGAGCAATTAACATTTCTTCGGTTTGAGTCACGCCTTGTAGCTGTAGGGGAACTTTTGAGGGAGTCAATGAattttcccttgaaaatgcTTTTGGGCATTTTTTATCCCTTGTACATCGCAAACAGACATAATTGGTGCGCGATCTTTTGGTTGTTTTCAGAGGCCAAGCCCCTTTGCAAAATGTGCACTGAAGAGTAGTATATTTCAGAGATTTATGAAATCTAGACATATTGACCTTTGCCCATTGTTGCAAATGTAGTTCACCATTCTTATCTGCATCAAATTCTCTTAAATACTGATTCTTATCAGTAAGATTGGTGCTAGATCTTGAGTCACATTCGTTTGAGTCACATGTAGCTTGTTCCTGAATAGAAACTGTCTCCTGGAAAGCTTTTCTCTTTTGatagttttctcttctttcgcAAGTTTAGCGTCTCTTTGCTCATCAGGCTCTGATGCCTTTCTTTTTCGATAATTGTCGATTTCTTTAGCATGATTAGCTTGCCTTTGCTCATCAGAGACTGATGCTTTTCTCTTTTGatagttttctcttctttttgcaAGTTTAGCTTCTCTTTGCTCATCAGTCTCCAATGCTTTTCTCTTTTTagaattttctctttgtttagCAAGTTTTGCATGTCTTTGCTCTTCAGTTTCGCatgcttttttcttttgataagcTTCCCTTCGTTTAGCAAGTGT containing:
- the LOC138040606 gene encoding uncharacterized protein C05D11.13-like, with protein sequence MHANVCAAFSEQSHINGEEKINELPVSGNKRKHAETKHCQTDEQKQATLAKRREAYQKKKACETEEQRHAKLAKQRENSKKRKALETDEQREAKLAKRRENYQKRKASVSDEQRQANHAKEIDNYRKRKASEPDEQRDAKLAKEEKTIKREKLSRRQFLFRNKLHVTQTNVTQDLAPILLIRISI